A genomic window from Vitis riparia cultivar Riparia Gloire de Montpellier isolate 1030 chromosome 18, EGFV_Vit.rip_1.0, whole genome shotgun sequence includes:
- the LOC117905629 gene encoding uncharacterized protein LOC117905629 — translation MWLIMKVFLLQILVFQLFGGDICCQASIRRHTFVVREASYTRLCSTKDILTVNGQFPGPTIHAMKGETIIVDVYNRGKENVTIHWHGVNMPRYPWTDGPEYITQCPIQPGSKFSQKIILSSEEGTLWWHAHSDWTRATVHGAIIVYPKNGTKYPFHKPNAEFLIILGQWWKSDVNVVRDDVLASGADVNASNSLLINGQPGDLLPCSKSGTFKITVDHGNTYLLRIINAALHEPLFFSIAKHKMIVVGTDGSYTKPLTQDYITIFPGQTFDVLLEANQRPDHYYMAAITYSEAPTGLNIYDNTTTTAIVQYRGYYTPSSPPFLPHLPTYNDTNATLQVMANLRSLADAEHPCNVPLSTSTNLFYTVSLNSYPCINDSCSGVNGTRSASSINNISFHTPTIDILEAYYYNISGVYGDKFPSVPPQVFDFTGDYLPLLYQLPSTGTEVRVLEYNSTVEIVFQGTNLVGGTTHPIHLHGHSFYVVGWGLGNFDENKDPLRYNLVDPPHQNTIYVPRNGWATIRFKASNPGVWFMHCHIERHQSWGMETAFIVKNGKHPEAQMLPPPSDMPPCWKREEAFIPKKMWPIMKVFLLQILVFQLFGGGIHCQASIRRHTFVVREASYTRLCSTKDILTVNGQFPGPTIYAMKGETIIIDVYNRGKENVTIHWHGVNMPRYPWTDGPEYITQCPIQPGSKFSQKIILSFEEGTLWWHAHSDWTRATVHGAIIVYPKNGTKYPFHKPNAEFLIILGQWWKSDVNAVRDEGLATGADANASDSLLINGQPGDLLPCSKLGTFKLTVDHGKTYLLRIINAALQEPLFFSIAKHKMTVVGTDGSYTKPLPQDYITIFPGQTFDVLLEANQCPNHYYMAARTYSVAPAASNFFDNTTTTAIVQYRGYYTPSSPPFLPHLPAYNDTNASVQVMASLRSLSDAEHPCNVPLSTSTKLFYTVSINSYPCVNDSCSGANGTRSAASINNISFHTPTIDILEAYYYNISGVYGDKFPSAPPLVFDFTADYLPLLYQLPSAGTEVRVLEYNSIVEIVFQGTNLIAGVTHPIHLHGHSFYVVGWGFGNFDENKDPLRYNLVDPPLQNTISVPRKGWATIRFKASNPGVWFMHCHVEQHLTWGMETAFIVKNGKHPEAQMLPPPSDMPPC, via the exons ATGTGGCTGATCATGAAGGTTTTCCTTTTGCAAATTTTAGTGTTTCAACTTTTTGGTGGTGACATCTGTTGCCAAGCTTCAATCCGTCGGCATACTTTTGTG GTGAGGGAAGCTTCATATACAAGGCTTTGTAGCACCAAGGACATCTTAACAGTAAATGGACAATTTCCAGGACCAACTATACATGCTATGAAAGGAGAGACGATCATTGTCGACGTTTATAACAGGGGAAAAGAAAACGTCACCATTCACTG GCATGGGGTGAACATGCCTAGATATCCATGGACAGATGGTCCCGAGTATATCACACAATGCCCAATTCAGCCAGGGTCAAAGTTTAGTCAGAAAATCATCCTTTCCTCTGAGGAAGGCACTTTATGGTGGCATGCTCACAGTGATTGGACCCGAGCCACCGTTCATGGAGCCATAATTGTCTATCCCAAGAATGGAACCAAGTATCCTTTTCACAAACCTAATGCAGAATTTCTCATCATATTAG GACAATGGTGGAAGAGTGATGTGAATGTGGTTCGAGATGATGTGCTTGCAAGTGGAGCTGATGTCAATGCCTCTAATTCTTTATTGATAAATGGACAACCTGGTGATCTACTTCCATGCTCAAAATCAG GCACATTCAAGATAACGGTGGATCATGGAAATACCTATCTACTTCGCATAATCAATGCTGCCTTGCACGAGcctctcttcttctccattgcCAAGCATAAAATGATAGTGGTTGGAACAGATGGTAGCTACACGAAACCATTGACACAAGATTATATCACAATATTTCCTGGCCAAACCTTCGATGTCTTACTAGAAGCTAACCAACGCCCGGATCACTATTACATGGCGGCTATAACTTATTCTGAAGCCCCAACAGGTCttaatatttatgataacaCAACCACCACAGCTATTGTACAATACAGGGGATACTACACTCCATCTTCACCTCCCTTCTTGCCTCACTTACCTAcatacaatgacacaaatgcaACGCTTCAGGTCATGGCCAACCTCCGAAGCTTAGCAGATGCGGAACATCCTTGCAATGTCCCATTGAGCACGAGCACTAACCTATTTTACACCGTTTCTTTAAACTCGTACCCATGCATTAATGATTCATGTTCAGGGGTCAATGGGACGCGGTCCGCTTCAAGTATAAACAACATAAGCTTCCATACCCCTACAATTGACATACTGGAAGCTTACTATTATAACATCAGTGGTGTATATGGAGATAAATTTCCTAGCGTTCCACCACAGGTGTTTGATTTTACAGGTGATTATCTTCCATTACTCTATCAGTTGCCGAGCACCGGAACAGAAGTAAGGGTGCTCGAGTATAACTCCACAGTGGAGATTGTTTTTCAAGGGACAAACTTGGTTGGAGGGACAACCcaccccattcatctccatggACACAGTTTCTATGTTGTTGGGTGGGGACTTGggaattttgatgaaaataaggatCCTTTGCGCTACAATCTGGTGGATCCTCCCCATCAGAATACCATCTATGTTCCTAGGAATGGTTGGGCTACAATCAGATTCAAGGCATCCAACCCTG GAGTGTGGTTCATGCATTGCCATATAGAACGCCATCAGAGTTGGGGCATGGAAACTGCGTTCATAGTGAAAAATGGTAAACACCCAGAAGCTCAAATGTTGCCTCCTCCATCCGACATGCCGCCATGTTG GAAAAGAGAAGAGGCTTTTATTCCAAAGAAGATGTGGCCGATCATGAAGGTTTTCCTCTTACAAATTTTAGTATTTCAACTTTTTGGTGGTGGCATCCATTGCCAAGCTTCAATCCGTCGGCATACTTTTGTG GTGAGGGAAGCTTCATATACAAGGCTTTGTAGCACCAAGGACATCTTAACTGTAAATGGACAATTTCCAGGGCCAACTATATATGCTATGAAAGGAGAGACGATCATTATCGACGTTTATAataggggaaaagaaaatgtcaCCATTCACTG GCATGGGGTGAACATGCCTAGATATCCATGGACAGATGGTCCTGAGTACATCACACAATGCCCAATTCAGCCAGGGTCAAAGTTTAGTCAGAAGATCATCCTTTCTTTTGAGGAAGGCACTTTATGGTGGCATGCTCACAGTGACTGGACCCGAGCCACTGTTCATGGAGCTATAATCGTCTATCCCAAGAATGGAACCAAGTATCCTTTTCACAAACCTAACGCAGAATTTCTCATCATATTAG GACAATGGTGGAAGAGTGATGTGAATGCAGTTCGAGATGAAGGGCTTGCAACTGGAGCTGATGCCAATGCTTCTGATTCTTTATTGATAAATGGACAACCTGGTGATCTACTTCCATGCTCAAAATTAG GCACATTCAAGCTAACGGTGGATCATGGAAAGACCTATCTACTTCGCATAATCAATGCTGCCTTGCAGGAGCCTCTCTTCTTCTCTATTGCCAAGCATAAAATGACCGTGGTTGGAACAGATGGTAGCTACACGAAACCATTGCCACAAGATTATATCACAATATTTCCTGGCCAAACCTTCGATGTCTTACTAGAAGCTAACCAATGCCCGAATCACTATTACATGGCAGCTAGAACTTATTCCGTTGCCCCAGCAGCTagtaatttttttgataacaCAACCACCACAGCTATTGTACAGTACAGGGGATACTACACTCCATCTTCACCTCCTTTCTTACCTCATCTTCCTgcatacaatgacacaaatgcaTCGGTTCAAGTCATGGCTAGCCTTCGAAGCTTATCAGATGCGGAACATCCTTGCAATGTCCCATTGAGCACGAGCACTAAACTGTTTTACACTGTTTCTATAAACTCGTACCCATGCGTCAATGATTCATGTTCAGGGGCCAATGGGACGCGGTCTGCCGCAAGTATAAACAATATAAGCTTCCATACCCCTACAATTGACATACTGGAAGCTTACTATTATAACATCAGTGGTGTATATGGAGATAAATTTCCTAGCGCTCCACCACTGGTATTCGATTTTACAGCTGATTATCTTCCATTACTCTATCAATTGCCGAGCGCCGGAACAGAAGTAAGGGTGCTCGAGTATAACTCCATAGTGGAGATTGTTTTTCAAGGGACAAACTTGATTGCAGGGGTAACCCACCCCATACATCTCCATGGACACAGTTTCTATGTTGTTGGATGGGGATTTGGGAATTTCGATGAAAATAAGGACCCTTTGCGCTATAATCTGGTGGATCCTCCCCTTCAGAATACCATCTCTGTTCCTAGGAAAGGTTGGGCTACAATCAGATTCAAGGCATCCAACCCTG GAGTGTGGTTCATGCACTGCCATGTAGAACAACATCTGACTTGGGGCATGGAAACTGCATTCATAGTGAAAAATGGTAAACACCCAGAAGCTCAAATGTTACCTCCTCCATCCGACATGCCACCATGTTGA